Proteins encoded within one genomic window of Prauserella marina:
- a CDS encoding DAK2 domain-containing protein, which translates to MLALDVVAVRAWAAACVRSLSALRSDIDGINVYPVADSDTGSNLLHTLTAANTALTRAQGVESAGEALRVLAGGAVAEARGNSGVIMSQVLRGFAESAGGFAEVDGARLAAALRAADRFATSAVARPVAGTMLSVLHAVAVATRDATVTEVVTAAAETAADALEETPHQLAVLARAGVVDAGGRGLVAVLDALVGVVTGADHQPWHAVEAHVPSSPKPVAWEVMYLLADAREDALPSLRRALSGLGDSVTVAGDGAGNHAVHVHCADIGAALEAGLLHGRPHSVRVEPLMTPAPEDTTLAAGERAVVAVVHGEGVAGLIDGEGIAVLRLAAGEQPETEELIGLITETAAAHVTVLPGGVELTAAAERIAGHPTLEGKDVVVVPCASPVQVLSALAVHDPGRKVGADVVAMAEAAAATRRGDLVVAQEESITWVGRAQAGDVVGLVDGEVVLIERAERVAEAAGAVLERMLVVGGELVTLLTGEGAPPGIEESVAAHLRAVHPEVELVCYSGGQTDALLLMGVE; encoded by the coding sequence GTGCTGGCCTTGGACGTGGTGGCGGTGCGCGCGTGGGCCGCCGCGTGCGTGCGGAGCCTGAGCGCGCTGCGGTCCGACATCGACGGCATCAACGTGTACCCCGTCGCCGACTCCGACACCGGCTCGAATCTGCTGCACACGCTCACCGCCGCGAACACCGCGCTCACGCGGGCACAGGGGGTGGAATCCGCGGGCGAGGCGCTGCGGGTGCTCGCCGGTGGCGCGGTCGCCGAGGCGCGGGGCAATTCCGGAGTCATCATGTCCCAGGTGCTGCGCGGGTTCGCCGAGTCGGCGGGCGGGTTCGCCGAGGTCGACGGGGCGCGGCTGGCGGCGGCCCTTCGCGCGGCTGACCGGTTCGCGACGAGCGCGGTGGCCCGCCCCGTCGCGGGAACCATGCTCAGCGTGCTGCACGCCGTCGCCGTCGCGACGCGTGACGCGACGGTCACCGAGGTGGTCACCGCCGCGGCGGAGACGGCGGCCGACGCGTTGGAGGAGACCCCGCACCAGCTCGCCGTACTGGCGAGGGCCGGTGTCGTCGACGCGGGCGGCAGGGGGCTCGTCGCCGTGCTCGACGCGCTGGTGGGCGTCGTGACCGGAGCCGATCACCAGCCGTGGCACGCGGTGGAGGCACACGTGCCTTCGTCGCCGAAGCCGGTGGCGTGGGAGGTCATGTACCTGCTCGCCGACGCGCGGGAGGACGCGCTGCCTTCCTTGCGCAGGGCGTTGTCGGGGCTCGGTGACAGCGTGACCGTCGCGGGCGACGGCGCGGGCAACCACGCGGTACATGTGCACTGCGCCGACATCGGCGCCGCCCTTGAGGCGGGTCTCCTGCACGGCAGGCCGCACAGTGTGCGGGTCGAGCCGCTCATGACACCGGCGCCGGAGGACACGACGCTTGCCGCGGGTGAGCGGGCCGTCGTCGCCGTCGTGCACGGTGAAGGAGTCGCCGGCCTGATCGACGGCGAGGGGATCGCCGTGTTGCGGCTGGCGGCGGGAGAGCAGCCGGAGACCGAGGAGCTGATCGGGCTCATCACCGAAACGGCGGCGGCACACGTCACCGTTCTGCCAGGCGGGGTCGAGCTGACCGCGGCTGCCGAGCGGATCGCGGGCCACCCCACCCTGGAGGGCAAGGACGTCGTCGTGGTGCCGTGTGCCTCGCCGGTTCAGGTGCTTTCCGCGCTGGCCGTGCACGATCCGGGCCGCAAGGTGGGTGCCGACGTCGTCGCGATGGCGGAGGCCGCCGCCGCGACGAGGCGGGGTGATCTCGTTGTGGCGCAAGAGGAATCCATCACCTGGGTGGGCCGAGCGCAGGCCGGTGACGTGGTCGGGCTCGTCGACGGCGAGGTGGTGCTCATCGAGCGGGCCGAGCGCGTCGCGGAGGCGGCGGGTGCCGTGCTCGAACGGATGCTGGTCGTCGGAGGGGAGCTGGTCACGCTGCTCACCGGCGAGGGGGCGCCTCCCGGTATCGAGGAGTCCGTCGCGGCTCATCTGCGGGCCGTGCACCCGGAGGTCGAACTGGTGTGCTATTCCGGTGGGCAGACGGACGCGCTGTTGCTGATGGGGGTCGAGTGA